The following proteins come from a genomic window of Natrinema saccharevitans:
- the glnA gene encoding type I glutamate--ammonia ligase — protein sequence MTSGNLSETEQAVLDEIEEQDVDFLRLQFTDILGTVKNVSVPARQAEKAFTEGIYFDGSSIEGFVRIQESDMRLKPDPETFAILPWRQKDESAAARMICDVYDTTTDEPFEGDPRRVLKNALDRAEEMGYMVNAAPEPEFFLFEEDEDGRATTKTNDAGGYFDLAPKDLASDVRRDIIYGLEEMGFEVEASHHEVAEGQHEINFTYDDALTTADNVGTFRTVVRAIAAQHDLHATFMPKPIPRINGSGMHTHLSLFTEDGENAFHDEDDEFNLSDEAHAFTAGILEHAPAITAIANPTVNSYKRLVPGYEAPVYIAWSDRNRSALIRKPAARTPAASRVELRSPDPSCNPYLALAVMIHAGLDGIENDLECPDPVRENIYEFDEAKREEYGIDTLPSNLGEAVEALEEDEAIYDALGDHVAPKFIEAKEQEFEDYLVDVSDWELDRYLETF from the coding sequence ATGACAAGCGGAAACCTCTCTGAAACCGAACAGGCGGTCTTGGACGAGATCGAGGAACAAGACGTCGACTTCCTCCGACTACAGTTTACCGACATTCTGGGGACGGTCAAGAACGTCTCCGTGCCGGCCCGGCAGGCCGAGAAGGCCTTCACCGAGGGGATCTACTTCGACGGTTCTTCTATCGAAGGCTTCGTTCGCATTCAGGAGTCGGACATGCGGCTCAAACCCGACCCCGAGACGTTCGCGATTCTCCCGTGGCGCCAGAAAGACGAAAGCGCCGCCGCCCGAATGATCTGTGACGTCTACGACACGACCACGGACGAGCCCTTCGAGGGCGATCCGCGTCGCGTCCTCAAGAACGCGCTCGACCGCGCCGAGGAGATGGGCTACATGGTCAACGCGGCCCCCGAGCCGGAGTTTTTCCTGTTCGAGGAGGACGAGGACGGCCGCGCCACGACCAAGACGAACGACGCTGGCGGCTACTTCGACCTCGCGCCGAAGGACCTCGCCAGCGACGTCCGCCGCGACATCATCTACGGCCTCGAGGAGATGGGCTTCGAGGTCGAGGCCAGCCACCACGAGGTCGCCGAGGGCCAACACGAGATCAACTTCACCTACGACGACGCGCTTACCACGGCCGACAACGTCGGCACCTTCCGTACCGTCGTTCGTGCGATCGCCGCCCAGCACGACCTGCACGCCACGTTCATGCCCAAGCCGATCCCGCGCATCAACGGCTCGGGGATGCACACGCACCTCTCGCTGTTCACCGAGGACGGCGAGAACGCCTTCCACGACGAGGACGACGAGTTCAACCTGAGTGACGAGGCCCACGCCTTCACCGCCGGGATCCTCGAGCACGCGCCGGCGATCACGGCGATCGCGAACCCGACGGTCAACAGCTACAAGCGCCTGGTGCCCGGCTACGAGGCTCCCGTCTACATCGCCTGGTCCGACCGCAACCGCTCGGCGCTGATCCGAAAACCGGCGGCCCGAACGCCGGCGGCCTCGCGGGTCGAACTGCGCTCGCCCGACCCGTCCTGTAATCCCTACCTCGCGCTCGCCGTCATGATCCACGCCGGTCTCGACGGCATCGAGAACGACCTCGAGTGTCCCGACCCGGTCCGCGAGAACATCTACGAGTTCGACGAAGCGAAACGCGAGGAGTACGGCATCGACACGCTGCCCTCGAACCTCGGCGAGGCCGTCGAGGCCCTCGAGGAGGACGAAGCCATCTACGACGCGCTGGGCGATCACGTCGCGCCGAAGTTCATCGAAGCCAAAGAGCAGGAGTTCGAGGACTACCTCGTCGACGTCTCCGACTGGGAACTCGACCGCTACCTCGAGACGTTCTAG
- a CDS encoding DUF5611 family protein, with protein sequence MKEYKMRRGEYLEERIPDMESTVEEYFGPITGTEEYKGSDLFLIEEPDNPVFEKIVVGAVEYSGKKDKLGVEFNERDPTELGPDELEAAADAVDIKNDFLLEATGRDAKARRDSMKRKVEDDPDHDFD encoded by the coding sequence ATGAAGGAGTACAAGATGCGTCGCGGTGAATATCTCGAGGAGCGCATTCCGGACATGGAGTCGACGGTCGAGGAGTACTTCGGTCCGATCACGGGCACCGAGGAGTACAAGGGAAGCGACCTCTTTCTCATCGAGGAGCCGGACAATCCGGTCTTCGAGAAGATCGTCGTCGGTGCCGTCGAGTACTCCGGCAAGAAGGACAAACTCGGCGTCGAGTTCAACGAGCGCGACCCCACCGAACTCGGTCCCGACGAACTCGAGGCCGCGGCCGACGCCGTCGACATCAAGAACGACTTCCTGCTCGAGGCGACCGGCCGGGACGCGAAGGCCCGACGCGACTCGATGAAGCGGAAAGTCGAGGACGACCCGGACCACGATTTCGACTAA
- a CDS encoding DUF7093 family protein has product MVLRCSLLGHDFGEAEVEREREERGSEVVVTVQEYEECARCGERNVISENTEVTSLSAETDADAPPAEPDTEPPEPALASDPDPTDGPDDAEFIDADEPATAAADPTAAEPADADADDPAAPDLEEAEPDPGTLDLPTDENGEPVTDDGEILEDDEPAADPDRDRERGEWPDSDDVGPPADEPSEPADWPDDGSADADDAADAGTGVDPAAIEDDAVLLDDEPADPVDGPETGEAAADARSVTAEPPTQDATEPAADVASEPGTGIERAESVPTPVEGDSGPGEDVPTEFYCPRCEYVAAGDRGSLRAGDICPDCRKGYLSERERR; this is encoded by the coding sequence ATGGTCCTGCGATGTTCGTTGCTCGGACACGACTTCGGGGAGGCCGAAGTCGAACGCGAGCGCGAAGAACGGGGCAGCGAGGTCGTCGTAACCGTCCAGGAGTACGAGGAGTGTGCCCGCTGTGGTGAGCGCAACGTCATCAGCGAGAACACCGAAGTAACGAGCCTCTCCGCCGAGACGGACGCCGACGCGCCCCCCGCCGAACCCGATACCGAACCGCCCGAACCAGCACTCGCGTCCGACCCCGACCCGACCGACGGGCCCGACGACGCCGAGTTCATCGACGCCGACGAACCCGCGACGGCGGCCGCCGACCCCACGGCCGCCGAGCCCGCCGACGCGGACGCCGACGATCCGGCCGCTCCCGACCTCGAGGAGGCCGAGCCCGACCCGGGTACGCTCGATCTCCCGACCGACGAGAACGGCGAGCCGGTCACCGACGACGGCGAGATCCTCGAAGACGACGAGCCGGCCGCCGATCCCGACCGCGACCGCGAACGCGGCGAGTGGCCCGACTCCGACGACGTCGGGCCGCCGGCGGACGAACCGAGTGAACCGGCCGACTGGCCCGACGACGGCTCCGCCGATGCCGACGACGCAGCCGACGCCGGTACCGGGGTCGATCCGGCCGCGATCGAGGACGACGCCGTCCTTCTCGACGACGAGCCGGCCGACCCCGTCGACGGCCCTGAAACCGGCGAGGCTGCTGCCGACGCCCGCTCCGTGACTGCCGAGCCGCCGACGCAGGACGCGACCGAGCCCGCCGCCGACGTCGCGTCGGAACCGGGGACCGGCATCGAGCGAGCCGAGTCGGTTCCGACGCCCGTCGAGGGCGACAGCGGTCCCGGCGAGGACGTCCCGACCGAGTTCTACTGCCCCCGGTGTGAGTACGTCGCCGCCGGTGATCGGGGCTCGCTGCGGGCCGGCGACATCTGTCCCGACTGCCGGAAGGGGTATCTCAGCGAACGCGAGCGGCGCTGA
- the pdhA gene encoding pyruvate dehydrogenase (acetyl-transferring) E1 component subunit alpha — translation MSGDALERDLFDREPDDRIRVLDADGTVVAPELEPALEAETLRSMYRDMRFSRRFDERMISLQRQGRLGTYSSLAGQEGSQIGSTYALADDDMLSFQYREHGALVARDLPWEYLLYWMGHEDGNAALAEIDVFPLNISIAAHLPHIVGWSWAAKLNGDERVGVAHFGDGSTSEGDFHEALNFAGVFDTPTVFVCNNNQWAISVPRERQTASATIAEKATAYGFAGVQVDGMDPLATYVVTRAAREKALESGDERLRSTLIEAVQYRYGAHTTADDPDVYRDESEVKQWREKDPIDRFEAYLRDAGVLDDDRIETIESEIEETLAALIEQAEAAAGNPGEMFEYTYAEPTPRLEEQHEYLADLRDRHGDDALLEDE, via the coding sequence ATGTCCGGAGACGCCCTCGAGCGGGACCTCTTCGACCGGGAGCCGGACGATCGGATCCGCGTCCTCGACGCGGACGGAACCGTCGTCGCGCCCGAGCTCGAGCCGGCTCTCGAGGCTGAGACGCTGCGGTCGATGTACCGTGACATGCGGTTTTCCCGCCGGTTCGACGAGCGGATGATCAGCCTCCAGCGGCAGGGCCGGCTGGGGACCTACTCCTCGCTGGCCGGTCAGGAGGGGTCCCAGATCGGGTCGACGTACGCGCTGGCCGACGACGACATGCTCTCCTTTCAGTATCGGGAACACGGAGCGCTGGTCGCGCGGGACCTGCCCTGGGAGTATCTGCTGTACTGGATGGGCCACGAGGACGGCAACGCCGCGCTGGCCGAGATCGACGTCTTCCCGCTGAACATCTCGATCGCCGCCCACCTGCCCCACATCGTCGGCTGGTCGTGGGCCGCGAAGCTGAACGGCGACGAACGAGTCGGCGTCGCCCACTTCGGCGACGGTTCGACTTCGGAGGGGGACTTCCACGAGGCGCTGAACTTCGCCGGCGTGTTCGACACGCCGACCGTCTTCGTCTGTAACAACAACCAGTGGGCCATCTCGGTCCCCCGCGAGCGCCAGACCGCGAGCGCGACCATCGCGGAGAAGGCCACCGCCTACGGCTTCGCGGGCGTCCAGGTCGATGGGATGGACCCGCTCGCGACCTACGTCGTCACCAGGGCCGCCCGGGAGAAAGCCCTCGAGTCCGGCGACGAGCGGTTACGATCGACGCTGATCGAGGCGGTCCAGTACCGCTACGGCGCGCACACGACGGCCGACGACCCCGACGTCTACCGCGACGAGTCGGAGGTCAAGCAGTGGCGCGAGAAGGACCCGATCGATCGGTTCGAGGCCTACCTGCGGGACGCGGGCGTCCTCGACGACGACCGGATCGAGACGATCGAGAGCGAGATCGAGGAGACGCTCGCGGCGCTGATCGAGCAGGCCGAAGCCGCCGCGGGCAATCCCGGCGAGATGTTCGAGTACACCTACGCGGAGCCGACGCCGCGACTCGAGGAACAGCACGAGTACCTCGCCGACCTGCGGGACCGCCACGGAGACGACGCGTTACTCGAGGACGAGTGA
- the ygfZ gene encoding CAF17-like 4Fe-4S cluster assembly/insertion protein YgfZ yields MSVIESVHEDHGATFGERADRTIVDHFGRPERTHRAVRNGVGLFEPAYGVIVVEGDDRIEYVDNVVSNRVPAEDGEGCYALVLDPQGGIEVELYVYNAGERLLLFTQPETAEPLAEEWSEKVFIQDVEIRTANDEYGIFGVHGPQATEKIASVLNGAASPDRPLSFVRGTMGDEGVTVVRTDAPTGEESFDAICAADDAEAVYDTLLNHGLNAAPFGYRTFESLALEAGTPLFHTELEGELPNVLGLRNALDFEKGCYVGQEVVSRVENRGQPSRRLVGLTLEGEAVPDDGAAVFDGDASVGEVTRAGESPMLEDVIALAVVDYGLESNELTVRVDGEEVAATRTDLPFVEGSNRSARLPEYQ; encoded by the coding sequence ATGAGCGTCATCGAGTCCGTACACGAGGATCACGGGGCCACGTTCGGCGAGCGCGCCGACCGGACGATCGTCGACCACTTCGGGCGGCCCGAACGGACCCATCGCGCGGTCCGCAACGGCGTCGGGCTGTTCGAACCGGCCTACGGCGTGATCGTCGTGGAGGGCGACGATCGAATCGAGTACGTCGACAACGTGGTCTCGAACCGGGTCCCCGCCGAGGACGGCGAGGGCTGTTACGCCCTCGTCCTCGATCCCCAGGGCGGGATCGAGGTCGAACTCTACGTCTACAACGCGGGCGAGCGACTGCTGCTTTTCACCCAGCCCGAGACCGCAGAACCGCTGGCCGAGGAGTGGTCGGAGAAGGTGTTCATTCAGGACGTCGAGATTCGGACGGCAAACGACGAGTACGGAATCTTCGGCGTCCACGGCCCGCAAGCGACGGAGAAGATCGCCAGCGTTCTCAACGGGGCCGCCTCGCCCGACCGGCCGCTTTCGTTCGTCCGCGGGACGATGGGCGACGAGGGCGTCACGGTCGTCCGGACCGACGCGCCGACCGGCGAGGAGAGTTTCGACGCGATCTGTGCGGCCGACGACGCCGAAGCTGTCTACGACACGCTGCTCAACCACGGCCTCAACGCCGCCCCCTTCGGCTACCGGACCTTCGAGAGCCTCGCGCTCGAGGCCGGCACCCCCCTGTTTCACACCGAACTCGAGGGAGAGTTGCCGAACGTCCTCGGTCTCCGTAACGCCCTGGACTTCGAGAAGGGCTGTTACGTCGGTCAGGAAGTGGTCTCCCGCGTCGAGAACCGCGGTCAGCCGAGTCGGCGGCTCGTGGGGCTCACGCTCGAGGGCGAGGCCGTCCCCGATGACGGCGCGGCCGTCTTCGACGGCGACGCCTCGGTCGGCGAGGTGACCCGCGCGGGAGAGAGCCCGATGCTCGAGGACGTCATCGCGCTCGCCGTCGTCGACTACGGCCTCGAGAGCAACGAGTTGACGGTTCGCGTCGACGGCGAGGAGGTCGCCGCGACCCGGACCGACCTGCCGTTCGTCGAGGGCTCGAATCGGTCGGCTCGGCTCCCCGAGTACCAGTAG
- a CDS encoding DUF6432 family protein — protein sequence MRAKREYRNRERTEVAVLDALVDRAEDGMTVFELRAAVEVDIDELEDALATLKDDDLIVVDSGSETVIKPADRVVPDEPADEDDDQSFGEWLRDRLPF from the coding sequence ATGAGAGCAAAGCGGGAGTACCGGAACCGGGAGAGGACGGAGGTGGCGGTACTCGACGCCCTGGTCGACCGCGCCGAGGACGGGATGACCGTCTTCGAACTCCGGGCAGCCGTCGAGGTCGATATCGACGAACTCGAGGACGCCCTGGCGACGCTCAAAGACGACGATCTGATCGTCGTCGACTCGGGTTCGGAGACGGTGATCAAGCCCGCCGACCGCGTCGTCCCCGACGAACCGGCCGACGAGGACGACGACCAGTCGTTCGGCGAGTGGCTTCGCGACCGGCTGCCTTTTTGA
- a CDS encoding gamma carbonic anhydrase family protein: protein MVDSRTYAFEDDRPTIDDAARVSSEATLVGDVAVAADASVWPGVVLRGDVGPVRIGRETHVGDNATIHASRLGDQVMVGHGAVLNETTVDERSLIGFNATINTGVTIGTGSIVAAGTVVPDGYTIPPDSFVRGVPAEITPLGETGIDATDILEAYSSGEYTDLAQRHAELFD from the coding sequence ATGGTCGACAGCAGGACCTACGCGTTCGAGGACGACCGACCCACGATCGACGACGCGGCCCGCGTCAGCAGCGAGGCGACCCTCGTCGGCGACGTCGCGGTCGCGGCGGACGCGAGCGTCTGGCCCGGCGTCGTGCTTCGTGGCGACGTTGGTCCCGTCCGGATCGGCCGGGAAACGCACGTCGGGGACAACGCGACGATTCACGCCTCGCGACTCGGCGACCAAGTCATGGTCGGTCACGGGGCCGTCCTCAACGAGACGACCGTCGACGAGCGGTCGCTGATCGGGTTCAACGCGACGATAAACACCGGCGTGACGATCGGCACCGGTAGCATCGTCGCCGCCGGCACCGTCGTCCCCGACGGGTACACGATCCCGCCGGACTCGTTCGTCCGCGGCGTCCCCGCGGAGATCACGCCGCTCGGGGAAACGGGGATCGACGCGACCGACATCCTCGAGGCGTACTCCTCCGGGGAGTACACGGACCTGGCCCAGCGCCACGCGGAACTGTTCGATTGA
- the lrp gene encoding HTH-type transcriptional regulator Lrp — translation MTYENLDAKLVNALLGDGRASLRSLAEELDVSVTTVSNHLSDLEEQGVIEGYTPRVDYDAVGYDVTAVIQLQVEGNALPDVTDTLRDHRQMTSVYEVTGDYDVIAIGKFEDTDGMNDQIKQLLTDPDIKASNTSVVLNAVSENEQFELEVDDEE, via the coding sequence ATGACGTACGAAAATCTCGATGCAAAACTAGTGAATGCACTTCTCGGCGACGGTCGGGCGAGCCTGCGCAGCCTCGCAGAGGAACTCGACGTCTCCGTGACGACCGTCTCGAATCACCTCTCCGATCTCGAGGAACAGGGCGTGATCGAGGGCTATACCCCGCGGGTGGATTACGACGCGGTCGGCTACGACGTGACCGCCGTGATTCAACTGCAGGTCGAGGGGAACGCCCTGCCGGACGTCACGGACACACTGCGCGATCACCGCCAGATGACCAGCGTCTACGAGGTCACTGGCGACTACGACGTGATCGCCATCGGCAAGTTCGAGGACACCGACGGGATGAACGACCAGATCAAGCAGTTGCTGACCGATCCCGACATCAAGGCCTCGAACACGAGCGTCGTTCTCAACGCCGTCTCCGAGAACGAGCAGTTCGAACTCGAGGTCGACGACGAGGAGTAA
- the thsB gene encoding thermosome subunit beta, giving the protein MQQGQPMIVMSEDSQRVKDKDAQDYNISAARAVAEAVRSTLGPKGMDKMLVDSMGSVTITNDGVTILKEMDIDNPTAEMIIEVAETQEDEAGDGTTTAVAIAGELLKNAEDLLEQDIHPTAIIKGFHLASEQAREEIDDIATDIDTDDEELLRKTAETSMTGKGTEVNKEYLAELIVEAVRQVTVEDENGDNVVDLEFLNIETQTGRSAGESDLLEGGIVDKDPVHDNMPRSAEDADILLLDEAIEVEETDVDTEVSVTDPDQLQKFLDREEKQLQEKVDTIADLGADVVFCQKGIDDLAQHYLAKEGILAVRRAKKSDLEFLQEVVGAAIVSDLESATEEDLGFGDVTRDEEDELFYVEGEDAHGVTLLLRGSTDHVVDELERGVNDALDVVAQTVSDGRVLAGGGAIEVELAGRLRDYADSVSGREQLAVEAFADSLELVPRVLAENAGLDSIDTLVDLRAAHDDGDVEAGLNVFTGDVEDTFEAGVVEPAHAKEQAVTSAAEAANLVLKIDDIISAGDLSTDKGDDEEGGPGGAGGMGGMGGGMGGMM; this is encoded by the coding sequence ATGCAGCAGGGGCAGCCGATGATCGTAATGAGCGAGGACTCCCAGCGCGTCAAGGACAAGGACGCGCAGGATTACAACATCAGCGCCGCCCGTGCGGTCGCTGAAGCCGTTCGCTCCACGCTCGGCCCGAAGGGCATGGACAAGATGCTCGTCGACTCCATGGGATCGGTGACGATCACCAACGACGGCGTCACCATCCTCAAGGAGATGGACATCGACAACCCGACGGCCGAGATGATCATCGAGGTCGCCGAAACGCAAGAAGACGAGGCCGGCGACGGCACCACGACGGCCGTCGCGATCGCCGGCGAACTCCTCAAAAACGCCGAGGACCTCCTCGAGCAGGACATCCACCCGACGGCGATCATCAAGGGCTTCCACCTCGCCAGCGAGCAGGCCCGCGAGGAGATCGACGACATCGCGACCGACATCGACACCGACGACGAGGAACTGCTGCGCAAAACGGCGGAAACCTCGATGACCGGCAAGGGGACCGAGGTCAACAAGGAGTACCTCGCCGAACTCATCGTCGAGGCCGTCCGCCAGGTCACCGTCGAGGACGAGAACGGCGACAACGTCGTCGACCTCGAGTTCCTCAACATCGAGACCCAGACCGGCCGCAGCGCCGGCGAGTCCGACCTCCTCGAGGGTGGAATCGTCGACAAGGATCCCGTCCACGACAACATGCCCCGCTCGGCGGAAGACGCCGACATCCTCCTGCTCGACGAGGCGATCGAAGTCGAAGAGACCGACGTCGACACCGAGGTCTCGGTCACCGACCCCGACCAGCTCCAGAAGTTCCTCGACCGCGAGGAGAAACAGCTCCAGGAGAAAGTCGACACGATCGCCGACCTCGGCGCTGACGTCGTCTTCTGCCAGAAGGGCATCGACGACCTCGCCCAGCACTACCTCGCCAAGGAAGGCATCCTCGCGGTGCGACGCGCCAAGAAGTCCGACCTCGAGTTCCTCCAGGAAGTCGTCGGCGCGGCGATCGTCTCCGACCTCGAGAGCGCGACCGAGGAAGACCTCGGCTTCGGCGACGTCACCCGCGACGAGGAAGACGAACTCTTCTACGTCGAGGGCGAGGACGCCCACGGCGTCACCCTCCTGCTGCGTGGCTCGACCGACCACGTCGTCGACGAACTCGAGCGCGGCGTCAACGACGCGCTCGACGTCGTCGCACAGACCGTCTCCGACGGCCGCGTCCTCGCGGGCGGCGGCGCCATCGAAGTCGAACTCGCCGGCCGCCTGCGCGACTACGCCGACTCCGTCTCCGGTCGCGAACAGCTGGCCGTCGAGGCCTTCGCCGACTCGCTCGAACTCGTCCCCCGCGTCCTCGCCGAGAACGCGGGCCTCGATTCGATCGACACGCTGGTCGACCTGCGCGCGGCTCACGACGACGGCGACGTCGAGGCCGGCCTGAACGTCTTCACGGGCGACGTCGAGGACACCTTCGAGGCCGGTGTCGTCGAACCCGCCCACGCCAAGGAACAGGCCGTCACCTCCGCCGCCGAGGCCGCGAACCTCGTGCTCAAGATCGACGACATCATTTCCGCCGGCGACCTCTCCACCGACAAGGGCGACGACGAAGAGGGCGGCCCCGGCGGTGCCGGCGGCATGGGCGGCATGGGCGGCGGCATGGGCGGCATGATGTGA